The following proteins are encoded in a genomic region of Ornithinibacillus sp. 4-3:
- a CDS encoding SCO family protein: MKIRYIIYSLVCLLILSACSANQPTGNKIDPFSFIDQNEKPFGTDNLNGTVWIASFIFTNCETVCPPMMFEMASLQKEIEANDLNVEFVSFTVDPNLDTPDVLKEYIQQFTNTETNWHMLTGYTQDTIEEFAREQFQTIVQKPDTSNQVIHGTNFYLVDDQGYVLNEYNYNDDSYVEKVIKNIKEIR; encoded by the coding sequence ATGAAGATTCGATATATCATCTATTCTCTTGTCTGTCTATTAATTTTATCAGCTTGTAGTGCGAATCAACCTACCGGGAATAAAATTGATCCATTTTCATTTATAGATCAAAATGAGAAACCATTTGGAACAGACAATTTGAATGGAACAGTTTGGATAGCCAGCTTTATTTTTACGAATTGCGAAACGGTTTGTCCACCTATGATGTTTGAAATGGCATCTCTACAAAAAGAAATTGAGGCAAATGACTTAAACGTCGAGTTTGTCTCATTCACTGTAGATCCTAACCTTGATACCCCGGATGTATTGAAGGAATATATACAACAATTCACAAATACTGAAACAAATTGGCATATGTTAACAGGATATACTCAAGATACAATTGAAGAATTTGCGAGGGAACAATTTCAGACGATTGTGCAAAAACCTGATACTTCTAATCAGGTCATCCATGGAACGAATTTTTACTTAGTAGATGATCAAGGTTATGTCCTAAATGAGTATAATTATAATGATGATTCTTATGTAGAGAAAGTAATAAAAAACATAAAAGAAATTCGTTAA